A segment of the Allosaccharopolyspora coralli genome:
GCTCGCCGCTTCCGCAACGGCGTACACGGTGGTCAAGGTGCTCGGAGCCGCGTATCTCGTGTGGCTCGGTGCGACAACGTTGTGGGCGAGTTGGAAGCAGCGACACGAGCCCGCGGAGGAGCCGACACTCGATCTCGCCTCGTCGCAGCAACCCATCACGCGGCGCGCGGCGTTCCGGCAGGGCCTGATCAGCAACCTGCTCAATCCGAAGATCGTGCTGCTTTTCCTCACGTTGATTCCGCAGTTCGTCGGCGGCAACGAGCCGCGCACCACCACGTCGATGATGTTGATGCTGGTCTTCCTCGGCGTCTCCGTCGTGTGGTGGAGGCTGATGTCGTGGATGGTCGGCGCGATGCGGCAGTTGGTGACCAAGCGCCGCGTCCGCCTCACGCTGGAACGCGTCACGGGCACCGTGATGGTGGGACTCGGCCTTCGGGTCGCGCTCGACGGGGCTTGACCACCGACCGGCGGGCCCAACTCCTCAGCGCCGGAGGGTACTGCCCACCAGCAGCAACGCCAGCCCGCACAGCAATGACACCACTTCGGCCACGCCGGCGAGCGACTGCGGCACTCCCGCCGCGACCTCGCGGGAGCCGAACAGTCCGACCGTGACGGCAAGCACGAACGCGAGCAGCGTCGCCGCGTTGAACAGGCAGGCTGCGGCGACCGGGATCCAGTGGCGCCAGATCGGGACGACGAGCCCGAGAACGATGCCCGCCACCGCGTTGAGCAGGAAAAGTGGGCCGATTACGGGAACCTCGGCAACGCCTTGGGCCCACAGCTCGAGATGGACCACGCCGGACATCAACACCCCGGTCACGACGAGGCCTCGCAGCACCTCGGCGACCGTTGCGCGCCCGGTCGCCGACGCCGCGGCGGTACTCACGGAACTCGCGTTCATACCCACTCCTCGCGGAGCGCCGCGAGCCGCGCCGCCCCTTCCTCCGACAACCCGAGATTGTCCATTATGCCGGTTTGGTGCACAGTGTCGCTCAAGGTCCACTCGGAGCGTGACAGCAAGGGAACATGCCGCGCACATGTGACAGGAAGGTTCCCTTACTGTCACCCGCCACCCGAGGTGCAAGTGCAATCGAACGCGAGGTGCGGCATGAGTCAGTTCCCGACCTGTTCCCGCCGCCACGTGCTGCGCGCAGGCGGAGCCGTGGCGGCCGTGTGCGGCGCGGCGGCGTGTACGTCGAACAACCAGCAAGGGTCGAGTCTCACCGACGCCGCCGAAGAGCCGCCGCCCCCACCGCCGGAGGGGACCCCGCTCGTCCGCCTCGCCGACGTCCCGGTCGGCGGCGCCGCGGCGGCCGAAGCACCCGACGGGCGGCAGATCCTGGTGGTCCGACCACAGGAAGGCGTCGCCGAGGCGTTCAGCGCCGCCTGCACCCACGAGGGCTGCACAGTCGCCCCGCAAGGACAGCAGCTCGAATGCCCGTGTCACGGTTCGGTCTTCGACCTTTCGGGCAACGTCGTCACCGGTCCCGCGGATCGTCCGCTCGACCGCGTCGAGGTTCGCATCGACGGCGACCAGGTCGTCACCGGGCAAGCGTGACCCGCTCTGTACCGCGGAAACGCTTCGAAAGGCTTCTCTCGGCCGAGCCCCCGGGCCCGGGGCCCAAGCATGAGGGCTATTCCGTGATGCGGTCGATTCGGGCACCGAGGTCGCGCAGGTTCTCCACGAAGTTCGGGTAGCCCCTGTCGATGTGGAAGACGTCCCAAACCTCGGTCACCCCGTCCGCGCACAAGCCCGCGATGACCAGCCCCACTCCGGCGCGAATGTCAGAAGCCCACACGGGCGCGCTGGAAAGGTTCTCCACTCCGCGCACGACAGCGTGATGACCGTCGGTGCGAGCATCGGCACCCATCCGCACCATCTCCTCGATGAAGCGGAACCGGGACTCGAACAGGTTCTCGGTGATCATCGACGTGCCGTCGGCCACAGCCGAGAGGGCTAGCGCCATCGGCTGCAGATCGGTGGGGAACCCGGGATACGGGAGCGTCACGAAATCCACGGCCACCTGCCGCTGGGTGGCTACCACCCGGAAACCACCGTCCAGCGCCGTCACCGAAGCGCCGCCGCTGCGCAGCTTCTCCAGAACCAGGTTCACGTGCTGGGGATCCACACCGCGCACCGTGATGTCGCCCTGTGTCGCCGCCGCCGCGAACGCCCACGTCGCCCCGACGATCCGGTCACCGATGACCTCGTGTTCGACGGCCCGCAACGACTCCACGCCGTGCACCGTCAGGGTCGAGGTCCCCGCGCCCTCGATCTTGGCGCCCATCTGCTGCAGCATGACGCACAGGTCGACGATTTCCGGCTCACGGGCCGCGTTGTCGATCACCGTGGTGCCCTCCGCGAGCACCGAGGCCATCAGGATGTTCTCCGTGGCTCCGACGCTCGGGAAGTCCAACCAGATCTGGGCCCCGCTGAGATCCTCGGCCTCGGCAACGACCGCGCCGTGCTCGATGTAGCTCGTCGCGCCCAGCTTGCGCAGCCCGTTCTGGTGCATGTCCAGTGGGCGTGAGCCGATCGCGTCGCCACCGGGCAGCGTCACCACCGCTTTGCGGCAGCGCGCCACCAGAGGGCCGAGCACGCA
Coding sequences within it:
- a CDS encoding LysE family translocator, which encodes MPEQLIPFLLVAIVIAVVPGPDTALGLRNSLRGGTTAMWWTGIGCCGGLVVHAAASMIGLSALLAASATAYTVVKVLGAAYLVWLGATTLWASWKQRHEPAEEPTLDLASSQQPITRRAAFRQGLISNLLNPKIVLLFLTLIPQFVGGNEPRTTTSMMLMLVFLGVSVVWWRLMSWMVGAMRQLVTKRRVRLTLERVTGTVMVGLGLRVALDGA
- a CDS encoding QcrA and Rieske domain-containing protein; this encodes MSQFPTCSRRHVLRAGGAVAAVCGAAACTSNNQQGSSLTDAAEEPPPPPPEGTPLVRLADVPVGGAAAAEAPDGRQILVVRPQEGVAEAFSAACTHEGCTVAPQGQQLECPCHGSVFDLSGNVVTGPADRPLDRVEVRIDGDQVVTGQA
- the murA gene encoding UDP-N-acetylglucosamine 1-carboxyvinyltransferase, with the protein product MSEHFRVHGGARLEGEVDVVGAKNSVLKLMAAALLAEGTTTITNCPEILDVPLMGDVLESLGCEVRTEGRKATITVPERISHEAISPSMGKLRASVCVLGPLVARCRKAVVTLPGGDAIGSRPLDMHQNGLRKLGATSYIEHGAVVAEAEDLSGAQIWLDFPSVGATENILMASVLAEGTTVIDNAAREPEIVDLCVMLQQMGAKIEGAGTSTLTVHGVESLRAVEHEVIGDRIVGATWAFAAAATQGDITVRGVDPQHVNLVLEKLRSGGASVTALDGGFRVVATQRQVAVDFVTLPYPGFPTDLQPMALALSAVADGTSMITENLFESRFRFIEEMVRMGADARTDGHHAVVRGVENLSSAPVWASDIRAGVGLVIAGLCADGVTEVWDVFHIDRGYPNFVENLRDLGARIDRITE